Proteins co-encoded in one Brassica rapa cultivar Chiifu-401-42 chromosome A02, CAAS_Brap_v3.01, whole genome shotgun sequence genomic window:
- the LOC103852488 gene encoding uncharacterized protein LOC103852488 — protein sequence MSSCTNHFLCLHLLINILMSSLFNKITPITSSPLTLFNMKRPREEMKEEETDLSLATAAMAVATAAAVAEEEKLWCSGVVEEMTWSNVWLPFWDVEFVGRNYSLLFSDVAWDDDIWNLKNLTHFS from the coding sequence ATGTCTTCTTGCACTAACCACTTCCTCTGCCTCCATCTCCTTATAAATATCCTCATGAGTTCACTCTTTAACAAGATCACGCCAATCACATCATCACCGCTAACACTTTTTAATATGAAGAGACCGAGAGAGGAGATGAAGGAAGAGGAGACTGACTTATCATTGGCTACCGCAGCCATGGCGGTTGCAACCGCAGCCGCGGTGGCTGAGGAGGAGAAATTGTGGTGCAGTGGAGTGGTGGAGGAGATGACGTGGAGCAACGTGTGGTTACCCTTTTGGGACGTTGAGTTTGTTGGAAGAAACTACAGTTTATTGTTCAGCGATGTTGCTTGGGATGATGATATTTGGAACCTCAAGAATCTAACTCATTTCTCATAG
- the LOC103852487 gene encoding uncharacterized protein LOC103852487, with protein sequence MNQWAIQPKAFAAGGEQSVVVCPKPRRIGLRNHPSSRSLRCYFSQQVESKAETDDILDIILTTEQVNHSQVLDSPSPFLCGSPPSRVANPLTQDARFRDEIKLVSSSPITTPLGHPPSSPSSSGRKGGCVRGNFGNSPAVRIEGFDCLDRDSRNCSIPALA encoded by the exons ATGAATCAGTGGGCGATTCAGCCAAAGGCTTTCGCTGCGGGAGGAGAACAGAGTGTTGTAGTTTGCCCAAAACCACGTCGTATTGGTCTCCGTAACCATCCCTCCTCCCGCTCTCTGCGATGTTACTTCAGCCAGCAAGTTGAATCCAAGGCAGAGACTGATGATATCTTAGATATCATACTCACCACg GAACAAGTTAATCATTCGCAGGTATTAGACTCGCCGTCCCCGTTTTTATGTGGGTCGCCGCCGAGTAGAGTCGCTAACCCATTAACACAGGATGCTCGTTTCAGAGATGAAATCAAGCTGGTCTCTTCTTCCCCGATCACGACTCCGCTGGGCCATCCTCCGTCGTCCCCTTCTTCCTCTGGGAGGAAAGGAGGATGTGTTAGAGGCAATTTTGGTAACAGCCCAGCGGTTAGGATCGAAGGGTTTGATTGCCTTGACAGGGACAGTAGAAACTGCAGCATCCCTGCCTTGGCTTAG